One Alphaproteobacteria bacterium genomic window carries:
- a CDS encoding diguanylate cyclase, giving the protein MKEKQFEWARATVARLEQEELQPTPENYSLFFAYYSGRMPGLNQAIDKLTARHGSLSQEQCGDLYTAHLGMEKEQQVLEETNTALDVELRKVMSLLDQANTGTRSFDKTLTNFSGELQAPRSIDQLRAVVKRVATETKVISDQNVKLQKQLSESTEQMAEMRTNLDKVRQESLIDALTKVGNRKFFQDEIARLTAEATETHESLCLLMIDIDYFKKFNDTHGHLVGDQVLRLVGHTLTENVKGRDVICRYGGEEFAIMLPATPLEAAGRVADQLRVTVGTKKITRKPSNESLGTITLSIGVTQYVGGEPATVMVERADGALYKAKQTGRNKVMIAPLPRGADEPQAEHEEVATPGLTETKE; this is encoded by the coding sequence ATGAAAGAAAAACAGTTTGAATGGGCGCGCGCGACCGTCGCGCGATTGGAGCAGGAAGAGCTGCAACCGACACCCGAAAACTATTCGCTGTTTTTTGCCTATTACAGCGGGCGGATGCCCGGGCTGAACCAGGCGATCGACAAGCTGACGGCCCGCCACGGCAGTCTCAGCCAGGAACAGTGCGGCGATTTGTACACCGCCCATCTGGGTATGGAAAAAGAACAGCAGGTGCTGGAAGAAACCAATACCGCGCTGGACGTTGAGCTGCGCAAGGTCATGAGCCTTCTGGACCAGGCCAATACCGGCACCAGAAGTTTCGACAAAACCCTGACCAACTTTTCCGGCGAACTGCAGGCGCCGCGCAGCATCGACCAGCTGCGTGCGGTGGTGAAGCGCGTCGCCACGGAAACCAAGGTGATTTCCGACCAGAATGTGAAGCTGCAAAAACAGCTTTCGGAATCGACCGAGCAAATGGCGGAGATGCGCACCAACCTTGACAAGGTGCGGCAGGAATCGCTGATCGACGCGCTGACCAAGGTCGGCAATCGCAAATTCTTCCAGGACGAAATCGCCCGCCTGACCGCCGAAGCGACCGAAACGCACGAATCGCTTTGCCTGCTGATGATCGATATCGATTACTTCAAGAAGTTCAACGATACGCACGGACATCTTGTGGGCGACCAGGTCTTGCGCCTTGTCGGCCATACGTTGACGGAAAACGTGAAGGGCCGCGACGTGATCTGCCGTTATGGCGGAGAGGAATTCGCGATCATGTTACCCGCCACGCCGCTTGAAGCGGCCGGGCGCGTGGCCGACCAGCTGCGCGTGACCGTGGGCACCAAGAAGATCACCCGCAAACCAAGCAACGAATCGCTCGGAACCATCACGCTTTCGATCGGCGTGACGCAGTATGTGGGCGGCGAGCCGGCGACCGTGATGGTCGAGCGCGCCGACGGCGCGCTGTACAAGGCCAAGCAAACCGGCCGCAACAAGGTGATGATTGCACCGTTGCCCCGCGGCGCGGATGAGCCCCAGGCGGAACATGAGGAAGTTGCGACGCCGGGACTGACCGAAACAAAGGAATAG
- a CDS encoding methyltransferase, whose translation MPPLYRLAVRTTPAAATAIEAALADEALATTSVHEPRTHIAMLEALFDYLPAKADFAARLSVIAATCGAKAPPIVIERVPQTDWLAKVAREHPPLPAGRLTIHCGADRARVPPHRPALLIEAATAFGTGEHPTTFGCLLALQNVLKRGKPRRTLDIGCGSGILALAVARLARRPVLAVDCERESVRMARHNARANHLQGYVRVAHGDGYRAPGVRAGGPYDLILANIFARPLALMAKDLRANLVPGGTAILSGLLTAQENMVLAAHRAQGLACAARWRSAGIGGDWAVLVLRRASRA comes from the coding sequence ATGCCCCCGCTTTACCGCCTTGCCGTTCGCACCACGCCAGCCGCCGCAACAGCAATTGAAGCGGCGCTGGCGGACGAGGCGCTTGCGACCACCAGCGTGCATGAACCGCGCACGCATATTGCCATGCTTGAAGCGCTGTTCGATTACCTGCCCGCAAAAGCGGATTTTGCCGCAAGGCTTTCGGTGATCGCGGCCACGTGCGGCGCGAAGGCGCCGCCGATCGTGATCGAGCGCGTGCCGCAAACCGATTGGCTGGCGAAGGTGGCGCGCGAACACCCGCCGCTGCCCGCCGGGCGGTTGACGATCCATTGCGGCGCTGACCGCGCGCGCGTGCCGCCTCACCGGCCCGCGCTTTTGATCGAAGCCGCGACTGCCTTCGGCACCGGCGAACACCCGACGACATTCGGTTGCCTTCTGGCTTTGCAAAACGTTCTGAAGCGCGGCAAGCCGCGCCGTACGCTCGATATCGGGTGCGGCTCCGGCATTCTTGCGCTGGCGGTCGCGCGGCTGGCACGGCGGCCTGTGCTGGCGGTCGATTGCGAGCGCGAATCCGTCCGCATGGCGCGGCATAATGCGCGCGCCAATCATCTGCAAGGTTATGTGCGTGTGGCGCACGGCGATGGCTACCGCGCGCCGGGCGTGCGGGCGGGCGGGCCATATGACCTTATCCTCGCCAACATATTTGCCCGCCCGCTGGCGTTGATGGCGAAGGATTTGCGCGCAAACCTCGTGCCCGGCGGCACGGCCATTCTTTCCGGCCTGTTGACGGCGCAGGAAAACATGGTGCTGGCGGCGCACCGGGCGCAGGGGCTTGCCTGCGCTGCGCGCTGGCGTTCCGCCGGCATAGGCGGTGACTGGGCGGTGCTTGTGCTGCGGCGGGCAAGCCGGGCATAA
- a CDS encoding M24 family metallopeptidase — MSEKKPGTSDYAARLQALRAVLAEGGLDGFIVPMTDEYMNEYVPPSARRIEFMTGFTGSAGMLIVMKQKAAFFTDGRYTLQAARQLPHGLFEQHDSLQTPPSDWIRQNLKEGNKLGYDPWLHTAATVERYRMAAVKADAYLAATEKNPVDAIWKDRPPPTAAPIAVHPQQFAGVAPAEKRSMLAAEMERGRLAAAVITDPASVAWLLNVRGADVPHTPLPLSFAILHRDASVDWFVSPRKLADGVNTALGAEVRINAPESFAAKLDELGAQKAAVRIDPQGSASWIVERLRAAGARIDRGPDLCELPRACKNETEIAGMRAAHRRDGAALCKFLHWIDTNAAAGQISELDAEKTLLDFRANGEHFRGTSFDTISGAGPNGAIVHYRTTAETARKLEPGTLYLVDSGGQYLDGTTDVTRTVFIAAPGDEPGEEMRDRFTRVLKGHIALAAIRFPVGTVGQELDALARQYLWATGVDYNHGTGHGVGCYLGVHEGPQNIARRIGREVTPLRPGMVLSNEPGYYKAGHYGIRIENLQLVTGPETLAGGELPVLGFEPLTLAPIDRRLIALGMLTRAEKEWLNAYHRQVFEAIGPQLEGDAAKWLAAATAAI; from the coding sequence ATGAGCGAAAAGAAACCCGGCACTTCCGATTACGCTGCCCGTTTGCAGGCGCTGCGCGCCGTTCTGGCGGAAGGCGGACTTGACGGCTTTATCGTGCCGATGACGGACGAATATATGAACGAATATGTGCCGCCTTCGGCCCGGCGCATCGAATTTATGACGGGTTTCACCGGCTCGGCCGGGATGCTGATTGTCATGAAACAGAAGGCCGCTTTTTTTACCGACGGGCGCTATACGTTGCAGGCCGCGCGGCAATTGCCGCATGGGCTGTTCGAGCAGCATGATAGCTTGCAGACGCCGCCGTCGGACTGGATCCGGCAGAATTTAAAAGAAGGCAACAAGCTGGGCTATGACCCTTGGTTGCATACCGCCGCGACGGTCGAGCGTTATCGCATGGCGGCGGTGAAGGCCGACGCCTATCTTGCGGCGACCGAGAAAAACCCGGTCGATGCCATCTGGAAGGACCGCCCGCCGCCGACCGCCGCGCCGATTGCCGTGCACCCGCAGCAGTTCGCGGGCGTGGCCCCGGCCGAAAAACGCAGCATGCTTGCGGCGGAAATGGAGCGCGGCCGGCTTGCCGCTGCCGTGATCACCGACCCGGCCTCGGTCGCCTGGCTTTTGAACGTGCGCGGCGCCGATGTGCCGCACACGCCGCTGCCGCTCAGTTTCGCTATTTTGCACAGGGACGCCAGCGTGGATTGGTTCGTCAGCCCCCGCAAGCTGGCGGATGGCGTGAACACCGCGCTGGGCGCGGAGGTGCGGATCAATGCGCCCGAAAGCTTCGCCGCCAAGCTCGATGAGCTGGGCGCGCAGAAGGCGGCGGTGCGGATCGACCCGCAGGGCAGCGCGAGCTGGATCGTGGAGCGCCTGCGCGCCGCGGGCGCGCGTATCGATCGCGGTCCGGATTTATGCGAACTGCCGCGCGCCTGCAAGAACGAAACCGAGATCGCGGGCATGCGCGCGGCGCACCGGCGTGACGGCGCGGCGCTTTGCAAATTCCTGCACTGGATCGATACGAATGCCGCTGCCGGGCAGATCAGCGAGCTTGACGCCGAGAAAACGCTGCTGGATTTTCGCGCAAACGGCGAACATTTCCGCGGCACAAGCTTTGATACCATTTCGGGCGCGGGGCCGAACGGCGCGATTGTGCATTATCGCACCACCGCCGAAACCGCGCGCAAGCTGGAGCCGGGCACACTTTATCTGGTGGATAGCGGCGGGCAATATCTTGACGGCACCACGGACGTAACGCGCACGGTTTTTATCGCTGCGCCGGGCGACGAGCCGGGCGAAGAAATGCGCGACCGTTTCACGCGCGTTTTGAAGGGGCATATTGCGCTCGCGGCTATTCGTTTCCCGGTCGGCACCGTGGGGCAGGAACTTGATGCGCTGGCGCGGCAATATCTTTGGGCCACGGGCGTGGATTACAACCATGGCACGGGGCATGGCGTCGGGTGCTATCTTGGCGTGCATGAAGGGCCGCAGAACATCGCCCGCCGCATCGGCCGCGAAGTGACGCCGTTGCGCCCCGGCATGGTGCTTTCAAACGAGCCCGGCTATTACAAGGCCGGGCATTACGGCATACGCATCGAAAACCTGCAGCTTGTGACGGGGCCGGAAACGCTGGCGGGCGGGGAGCTGCCCGTGCTTGGGTTTGAACCGTTGACGCTCGCGCCCATCGACCGCCGCTTGATCGCCCTCGGGATGCTGACGCGGGCTGAGAAAGAATGGCTGAACGCCTATCATCGCCAAGTCTTTGAAGCCATCGGCCCGCAGCTTGAGGGCGATGCGGCAAAGTGGCTGGCAGCAGCGACGGCGGCTATTTAA
- a CDS encoding AAA family ATPase: MTEAALPVQASEPDFMRTLNAAQRDAVLAQDGPVLVLAGAGTGKTRVLTARLAWLLYTGRAVPGQIMAVTFTNKAAREVRERVSAMLGRSTEGWYLGTFHALAARLLRPHAERVGLRPDFTILDTDDQLRLIKQLLQAENIDEKKSPARMVLSVIERWKDRGLPPERVNEKPGEMANGKILKIYHLYQERLRTLNACDFGDLMMHQLTLLQENPDILLGYHNRFRYLLVDEYQDTNVAQYLWLRLLAQGHNNICVVGDEDQSIYGWRGAEIGNILRFEEDFPGAKVVRLEENYRSTGHILGAAAGLITHNRARLGKTLWTAAEQGDKVLVRGLWDGEEEARWVAEEIETLQRRRVALADMAVMVRAGFQTRSFEERFMTLGIPYRVLVGARFYERAEIRDAMAYMRLINSPADDLAFERIINVPKRGIGPAAMQQLHMASREARIPLAEAALRLCETDELKPKLRASLRELLAGFARWRGLLETLPHTEVAQIALDESGYTAMWQADKSPEAPGRLENLKELVSAMAEFDTLPAFLEHVSLVLEQTEQAGADQVSIMTLHGAKGLEFDHVFLPGWEEEIFPSRRTLEENGNAGLEEERRLAYVGITRARQRACISFVASRNMFGSWINAIPSRFIAELPSDHVQMHALAGRAAFGGGENYGRRERAAPLWQQMQKQMGGKPARLSRPPVRAPRDIIDVDYDVVQEDADFAFQPGARVFHEKFGHGTIKRYDHGKLEIAFDKAGVKKVLAEFVRGAS; this comes from the coding sequence ATGACCGAAGCGGCTCTACCCGTTCAAGCCAGCGAACCCGATTTCATGCGCACGCTCAACGCCGCGCAGCGCGATGCCGTGCTGGCGCAGGATGGGCCCGTGCTTGTACTGGCCGGCGCGGGCACCGGAAAGACGCGTGTGCTGACCGCGCGGCTGGCATGGCTTTTATATACAGGCCGCGCGGTGCCGGGGCAGATCATGGCCGTCACTTTCACCAACAAGGCGGCGCGCGAAGTGCGGGAGCGGGTTTCGGCCATGCTCGGCCGTTCGACCGAGGGTTGGTATCTGGGCACCTTTCATGCGCTGGCGGCGCGGCTACTGCGCCCGCATGCCGAACGTGTCGGCCTTCGGCCCGATTTCACCATTCTGGATACCGACGATCAGCTGCGGCTGATCAAGCAATTGCTGCAGGCCGAGAATATCGATGAAAAGAAATCGCCCGCGCGCATGGTGCTGAGTGTGATCGAGCGCTGGAAAGACCGGGGCTTGCCGCCGGAGCGCGTGAACGAGAAGCCGGGCGAGATGGCGAACGGCAAGATTTTGAAGATTTATCATTTGTATCAGGAAAGGTTGCGGACGCTGAACGCTTGCGACTTCGGCGATCTGATGATGCACCAGCTTACCTTGCTGCAGGAAAACCCGGATATTCTGCTAGGCTATCACAACCGTTTTCGCTACCTTCTGGTTGACGAATATCAGGATACCAACGTGGCGCAATATCTGTGGCTGCGGTTGCTGGCGCAGGGGCACAACAATATTTGCGTGGTGGGCGACGAAGACCAATCCATCTATGGGTGGCGCGGCGCCGAGATCGGCAATATTTTACGGTTCGAGGAGGATTTCCCGGGCGCCAAGGTGGTGCGGCTTGAGGAAAACTACCGTTCTACCGGCCATATCCTTGGCGCCGCCGCCGGGCTGATCACGCATAACCGCGCCCGGCTCGGTAAAACGCTGTGGACGGCGGCCGAACAGGGCGACAAGGTTCTGGTGCGCGGCCTGTGGGACGGCGAGGAAGAAGCGCGCTGGGTGGCGGAGGAAATCGAAACGTTGCAACGCCGCCGCGTCGCGCTGGCCGACATGGCCGTGATGGTGCGCGCCGGTTTCCAGACGCGATCGTTCGAAGAACGCTTTATGACGCTCGGTATCCCTTACCGCGTGCTGGTGGGCGCGCGTTTCTATGAACGCGCCGAAATCCGTGACGCGATGGCTTATATGCGCCTGATCAACAGCCCCGCGGACGATCTCGCGTTCGAGCGCATCATCAACGTGCCCAAGCGCGGCATCGGCCCCGCCGCGATGCAGCAGCTGCATATGGCGTCGCGCGAAGCGCGCATCCCGCTGGCTGAAGCCGCTTTGCGCCTTTGCGAAACCGACGAGCTGAAGCCCAAATTGCGTGCCAGCCTGCGCGAGCTTCTGGCCGGTTTTGCACGCTGGCGCGGCTTGCTGGAAACGCTGCCGCATACCGAAGTGGCGCAAATCGCGCTCGATGAAAGCGGCTATACGGCGATGTGGCAAGCCGATAAATCGCCCGAAGCGCCCGGGCGGCTCGAGAATCTGAAGGAACTTGTGAGCGCGATGGCGGAATTCGATACGCTGCCCGCATTCCTTGAGCATGTCAGCCTTGTGCTTGAACAAACCGAGCAGGCGGGCGCGGACCAGGTCAGCATTATGACCTTGCATGGTGCCAAGGGGCTCGAATTCGATCACGTGTTTCTACCCGGCTGGGAGGAAGAAATTTTCCCGAGCCGCAGAACGCTTGAAGAAAACGGTAATGCCGGGCTGGAAGAAGAGCGGCGGCTCGCTTACGTCGGCATCACGCGCGCGCGGCAGCGGGCCTGCATCAGCTTCGTTGCCAGCCGCAACATGTTCGGCAGCTGGATCAATGCCATTCCTTCGCGCTTTATCGCCGAATTGCCTTCGGATCATGTGCAGATGCATGCGCTTGCGGGCCGTGCCGCTTTTGGCGGCGGCGAAAATTACGGGCGGCGCGAACGCGCCGCACCGCTATGGCAGCAGATGCAGAAACAGATGGGCGGCAAGCCCGCACGGCTTTCACGCCCGCCCGTCCGCGCGCCGCGCGATATCATTGATGTGGATTACGATGTGGTGCAGGAAGACGCCGATTTCGCCTTCCAGCCCGGCGCGCGCGTGTTCCATGAAAAATTCGGCCACGGCACCATCAAGCGCTATGACCACGGCAAGCTGGAAATCGCTTTCGACAAGGCGGGCGTGAAGAAAGTTTTGGCCGAATTCGTCAGGGGCGCAAGCTAA
- the recN gene encoding DNA repair protein RecN: MLTRLAINDVVLIDKLALDLRPGLCAFTGETGAGKSILLDALGLALGRRSDAAFVRQGCAQAAVTAAFDLPRAHAANGLLEEQGLPVEDELLLRRVVGQDGKSRAFVNDQPASIAFLRLLGEYLVEIHGQFETHGLLDPATHRVLLDAFGKCAAQAAKVAQTFGVWRDALDAHEQAAADIQRAREEEAFLRAAVTELDRLAPQQGEAEILTARRTRLQNAEKITEALQHAAQALESEQGAEARLNEASRSIARITDKAGEPAAALLATLDRAGNELAEALQQLERLMRDADLDPDTLNEVEERLFALRACARKHNAPVDDLGRVRDDLAARLERLEHDGDILAALAKKAAAARHAFEQEARTLSRQRSKAARELQELVAAELSPLKLERAKLYVELQELPEAQWNAGGTDKILFLASTNPGTAPGPLHKIASGGELARFMLALKVVLAEADPIPTLVFDEVDTGIGGATATAVGERLARLARQVQVLVVTHSPQVAAKAGAHYRVSKAVRGGAAFTAVTLLDDDKRREEIARMLAGAAVTDAARAAADSLIGGDASPRKRARN; this comes from the coding sequence ATGCTCACCCGGCTCGCCATCAACGATGTCGTGCTGATCGATAAGCTGGCGCTTGATCTGCGCCCGGGGCTGTGCGCCTTCACGGGCGAAACCGGCGCGGGTAAATCCATCCTGCTTGATGCGCTCGGGCTCGCGCTCGGGCGGCGCAGCGATGCCGCTTTCGTACGGCAAGGCTGCGCGCAGGCCGCCGTCACCGCCGCTTTCGATCTGCCGCGCGCACATGCGGCCAACGGGCTGCTTGAAGAGCAGGGCCTGCCGGTCGAAGATGAACTGCTGCTGCGCCGCGTGGTCGGGCAGGACGGCAAAAGCCGCGCCTTCGTCAACGACCAGCCCGCCAGCATCGCCTTCCTGCGCCTGCTCGGCGAATATCTGGTCGAAATTCACGGGCAGTTCGAAACCCACGGCTTGCTTGATCCCGCCACGCATCGCGTGTTGCTTGATGCTTTCGGTAAATGCGCCGCGCAGGCGGCAAAGGTTGCGCAAACCTTCGGCGTCTGGCGCGATGCGCTTGATGCGCACGAACAGGCCGCCGCCGATATCCAGCGCGCGCGGGAAGAAGAGGCGTTTTTGCGCGCCGCGGTAACCGAGCTGGACCGGCTCGCGCCGCAGCAGGGCGAGGCCGAAATCCTCACCGCACGCCGCACACGTTTGCAGAACGCCGAGAAAATCACCGAAGCACTGCAACACGCCGCGCAAGCGCTTGAAAGCGAGCAAGGCGCGGAAGCGCGGCTGAACGAGGCTTCGCGCAGCATCGCCCGCATAACGGACAAGGCGGGCGAACCCGCCGCCGCGCTGCTCGCAACGCTCGATCGCGCGGGCAATGAGCTGGCCGAGGCGCTGCAGCAGCTCGAGCGGCTGATGCGCGATGCCGATCTCGATCCCGATACCCTGAACGAGGTGGAAGAGCGCCTGTTTGCGCTGCGCGCCTGCGCCCGCAAGCATAACGCGCCGGTCGATGACCTTGGGCGGGTGCGGGATGATCTCGCGGCGCGGCTCGAACGGCTTGAGCATGACGGCGATATCCTCGCCGCGCTCGCAAAAAAAGCCGCAGCCGCCCGCCACGCGTTCGAACAGGAAGCGCGCACGCTATCCCGCCAGCGCAGCAAGGCCGCGCGCGAACTGCAGGAACTTGTGGCGGCCGAACTTTCCCCGCTCAAGCTCGAACGTGCCAAATTATATGTGGAATTGCAGGAACTGCCTGAAGCGCAGTGGAATGCGGGCGGCACCGATAAAATATTGTTCCTCGCTTCCACCAATCCGGGCACTGCGCCCGGCCCGCTGCACAAAATCGCTTCGGGCGGTGAACTGGCGCGCTTCATGCTCGCGCTCAAGGTCGTGCTGGCGGAGGCCGACCCCATCCCCACGCTGGTGTTCGATGAAGTCGATACCGGCATCGGTGGCGCCACCGCTACGGCGGTGGGCGAAAGGCTTGCGCGGCTGGCCCGGCAAGTACAGGTTTTGGTCGTAACCCACAGCCCGCAGGTTGCCGCCAAGGCCGGGGCTCATTACCGCGTCAGCAAGGCTGTGCGCGGCGGCGCGGCCTTTACCGCCGTCACTTTGCTTGATGACGACAAAAGGCGTGAAGAAATTGCGCGCATGCTGGCCGGCGCCGCCGTCACCGATGCCGCCCGCGCGGCAGCCGACAGCCTGATCGGCGGCGATGCGTCGCCGCGCAAACGGGCGCGAAACTGA
- the bamD gene encoding outer membrane protein assembly factor BamD encodes MRFYPSRKALPLLLPALLLPAFLLLAGCSGDKEKTFVEKPAEELYEEAVAALQEKEYKNAVTAFEEVERQHPYSVWATRAQIMAAFSQYQQLDYDGAVATLDRFIQLHPGNAQISYAYYLRALCFYERIPDVHRDQTFTRNTERALRDVISRYPDTAYARDAVIKLSLVYDQIAGAEMEVGRYYLGRHLYQSALGRFQLVVRDYQTTSHAAEALHRLVECYLALGINKEAQAIAAVLGYNFPGSEWYENSYDLLEGRNLAPKENEDSWIGKVWKKVF; translated from the coding sequence ATGCGTTTTTACCCTTCCCGCAAAGCCCTTCCCCTGCTGCTTCCCGCGCTGCTGTTGCCGGCATTTTTGCTGCTTGCCGGCTGTTCGGGCGACAAGGAAAAAACCTTCGTCGAAAAACCGGCGGAAGAGCTGTACGAAGAAGCCGTCGCCGCATTGCAGGAAAAGGAATACAAAAACGCCGTTACGGCCTTCGAGGAAGTGGAGCGTCAGCATCCCTATTCCGTCTGGGCTACGCGCGCACAAATCATGGCAGCCTTTTCCCAATATCAGCAGCTTGATTACGATGGCGCCGTCGCCACGCTCGATCGCTTCATTCAACTGCATCCCGGCAACGCGCAAATATCCTACGCCTATTACCTGCGGGCGCTGTGCTTCTATGAACGCATCCCCGATGTGCACCGCGACCAAACCTTCACCCGCAACACCGAACGCGCCCTGCGCGACGTGATCAGCCGCTACCCCGATACCGCCTATGCCCGGGACGCGGTGATCAAGCTTTCGCTGGTCTATGACCAGATTGCGGGCGCGGAAATGGAAGTGGGCCGCTATTACCTTGGCCGCCACCTGTATCAATCCGCGCTCGGCCGTTTCCAGCTTGTGGTGCGCGATTACCAGACAACCAGCCACGCGGCCGAAGCGCTGCACCGGCTGGTTGAATGCTACCTCGCACTCGGCATCAACAAGGAAGCGCAGGCGATCGCCGCCGTGCTCGGATACAATTTCCCCGGCAGCGAATGGTACGAAAACAGCTATGACCTGCTTGAAGGGCGCAATCTCGCGCCGAAGGAAAACGAGGATTCCTGGATCGGCAAGGTCTGGAAAAAGGTATTTTAG
- the ligA gene encoding NAD-dependent DNA ligase LigA yields the protein MAKKSAKAKPDALSPAEAGAEMARLANEIERHDKLYHGKDAPEISDAAYDKLRASYKALHEEYPHLAPPNDPEARVGAAPAAAFGKVAHSVPMLSLSNAFTAEDITDFVERVRRFLNLPEDAALAFMAEPKIDGLSVSLRYEDGALVQGTTRGDGAVGENITANLKTVSAIPHRLKKPFPKVAEVRGEAFMTRADFLEMNRQRAAWNAANPDRKPLEPFANPRNAAAGGLRQLDPGVTASRPLGFFAYAFGELSEPVGKTQQELRARLLQWGFTLNEPARLCEGAAALMKYYSELEGKRAALPFDIDGVVYKVDDLALQQRLGFVSRAPRWAVAHKFAAEQAETLLKAITIQVGRTGALTPVAELEPVNVGGVTVSRATLHNEDEITRKDIRVGDTVRVQRAGDVIPQVLGANEARPRGPEKFKFPTHCPECGSSAVREEGEVVRRCTGGLVCPAQAIERLRHFVSRDAFNIEGLGAEIIETFVAEGLVKAPADIFRLRGKREKIAGRKIGKKSWQEKSVDNLMAAIEARRAIPLEKFIFALGIRQVGEATAKLLARRYGSLAAWRAAMTAAGDENSEAWSAPTNIDQIGPSVAHDIAEFFAEKHNRNVLDDLAREITVADAAAPAAGNGPFAGKTVVFTGTLAHMGRSEAKAKAESLGAHVAGSVSAKTDFVVAGEDAGSKAKKAAALGIKVLSEDEWLALIK from the coding sequence ATGGCGAAGAAATCCGCCAAGGCTAAGCCGGACGCACTTTCTCCCGCCGAAGCCGGGGCCGAAATGGCGCGGCTGGCCAATGAAATCGAGCGGCACGATAAGCTCTATCACGGCAAGGACGCGCCGGAAATTTCCGATGCCGCCTACGATAAGCTGCGCGCTTCCTATAAGGCCTTGCATGAAGAATACCCGCATCTTGCGCCGCCGAACGATCCGGAAGCCCGCGTCGGCGCCGCCCCCGCCGCCGCTTTCGGCAAGGTCGCGCACAGCGTACCCATGCTTTCGCTATCCAACGCCTTCACGGCCGAGGATATTACGGATTTTGTGGAGCGGGTCCGCCGCTTTCTGAATTTGCCCGAAGACGCCGCGCTCGCTTTCATGGCCGAACCCAAGATCGACGGGCTTTCGGTTTCGCTGCGCTACGAAGACGGCGCGCTGGTGCAGGGCACGACGCGCGGCGATGGCGCTGTGGGCGAAAACATTACCGCCAACCTGAAAACCGTTTCCGCCATCCCGCACAGGCTGAAAAAGCCTTTCCCGAAGGTGGCGGAGGTGCGTGGCGAAGCCTTTATGACGCGCGCGGATTTTCTTGAAATGAACCGGCAGCGCGCCGCATGGAACGCGGCCAACCCCGATCGCAAGCCGCTCGAACCCTTCGCAAACCCGCGCAATGCGGCGGCAGGCGGCCTGCGCCAGCTCGACCCCGGCGTTACGGCTTCGCGCCCGCTTGGTTTCTTTGCCTATGCTTTCGGCGAACTTTCCGAACCCGTAGGCAAAACGCAGCAGGAATTGCGCGCGCGCCTTTTGCAATGGGGTTTTACGCTCAACGAACCCGCGCGGTTATGCGAAGGCGCAGCGGCGCTGATGAAATATTACAGCGAGCTGGAAGGCAAGCGCGCCGCCCTGCCCTTCGATATCGATGGCGTGGTCTATAAGGTCGATGATCTGGCGTTGCAGCAGCGGCTCGGTTTCGTCAGCCGCGCGCCGCGCTGGGCCGTGGCCCATAAATTCGCGGCCGAACAGGCCGAAACGCTGCTCAAGGCCATCACCATACAGGTCGGGCGCACCGGCGCGCTTACGCCGGTGGCGGAACTGGAGCCCGTGAATGTCGGCGGCGTGACCGTCAGCCGCGCCACCTTGCATAACGAAGATGAAATTACCCGCAAGGATATCCGCGTGGGCGATACCGTGCGCGTGCAGCGCGCGGGCGACGTAATCCCGCAGGTGCTGGGCGCCAACGAAGCCAGGCCGCGCGGGCCGGAAAAGTTCAAATTCCCGACCCATTGCCCCGAATGCGGCAGCAGCGCGGTGCGGGAGGAAGGCGAGGTCGTGCGCCGCTGCACCGGCGGGCTTGTTTGCCCGGCGCAGGCGATCGAACGGCTGCGCCATTTCGTCAGCCGCGATGCCTTTAATATCGAAGGGCTGGGGGCCGAGATCATCGAAACATTCGTGGCCGAAGGGCTGGTCAAGGCCCCGGCCGATATTTTCCGCCTGCGCGGCAAGCGTGAAAAGATCGCGGGGCGCAAGATCGGCAAGAAATCGTGGCAGGAAAAATCGGTCGATAACCTGATGGCGGCGATCGAGGCGCGACGCGCCATCCCGCTTGAAAAATTTATCTTCGCGCTCGGTATCCGGCAGGTGGGCGAGGCCACGGCCAAGCTGCTCGCACGTCGCTACGGCTCGCTGGCCGCATGGCGCGCAGCCATGACCGCAGCGGGCGATGAAAATTCGGAAGCCTGGAGCGCGCCGACCAACATCGATCAGATCGGCCCTTCTGTCGCGCACGATATCGCCGAATTTTTTGCCGAAAAACACAATCGCAACGTGCTGGATGACCTGGCACGCGAAATCACGGTGGCGGACGCCGCCGCCCCGGCCGCCGGCAACGGGCCATTTGCGGGCAAAACCGTGGTTTTCACCGGCACGCTCGCGCATATGGGCCGCAGCGAAGCAAAAGCGAAGGCCGAAAGCCTCGGCGCGCATGTCGCGGGTTCGGTTTCCGCGAAAACCGATTTCGTCGTGGCCGGGGAAGATGCGGGCAGCAAGGCCAAAAAGGCCGCCGCGCTCGGCATCAAGGTTCTGAGCGAGGATGAATGGCTCGCGCTGATTAAATAG